The Solidesulfovibrio sp. genomic sequence GTCTTCCAGTGGCAGGTCGAGGCGTTCTTGCCTCAAGGTCTTGTCCATGGGGCTCCCTGGGACGCGGAAAGCCCTTTCCGACCGGGACGGCCTCGGGTCGTCACGGCCGGAAGGGGGTGGCCAATTCGCTGCGGCCGGGCTTGCGAGGCGAAGCCTTAATCGGCTTTCTTACGCCGTTCCCAGAGCTTCATGTCCTTCATCTTGGCACGGCGCTCCCGGGCCAGGGACTTGCAAGCCAGGGCCTGGGTTTTTTTGTAGCCGTACTTGGCGCGATATTCCTCGGCAGTGAGACCATGGGAAGCGAGATGCTTCTTGGTGATGACCTTGAAGGACTTGCCGCACTCCAAGCAAACGATGGACGCTTCCTTGATGGCCTTTTTCGGGTCCTGGGCCGGCAGTGCCGCATCTTCACCAACGGGCAGTGCCTGTCCGCCGACGAGTCCGGCAATACCGCCGGCCACGGACTTGATCATGCTCAAAATCTCGTCTTCGGTCATGGGCCGGGATCCGGCCTGGGCCTTCACAATCTCAAGAGCGCTTTGCAGATATTCTTCCATATGTTCCCTCGCGATGACAGGCTGTTTAAAGACGGGCCCTATACCTACTCCAAGAGTAGGAATCAAGGGGTTCTAGCATTTTTTTCCTGGATGCGTCCAGATGAATGTTCGGAAAAGCCAATGAGTCGGGATAGAATATCCGCTTTTATATTGCCGGTCGTGCTGTTTTGATAACGCTGCGGTCATGGGCCGCCGTACTCCGACCGCGATCTCCCGCAATCCGGTCCGCCACCACCACACGCCCTGCCCGCCTCGCGACGCTGTGTCCGCCCAACACCGCCCAACGGCCCCTGTACGGGGGATTTCCCGGATCCTCATTCCCGGGGCCGTCGCGCCCGTTGGGCGCCGAGGTGGCGATAGGCGGCCACGGCCAGGGAAACGGCCGCCTCCCAGCCGAGTTCCCGGGCCCGGGCCAGGCCCTTGGCCCGCAGTGTGGCGGCCAGGGCCGCGTCCGTGACCACCCGCAAAAGCGCCTCGGCCAGGCCGACCGGGTCGGCCGGGTCGACCAGCAGGGCCGCTCCGCCGGCCGCCTCGGGCACGGCCGGGGCCGTCGAGGCCACCACCGGCGTGCCGCAGGCCATGGCCTCCACCACGGGCAGGCCGAAACCTTCGCCGAAGCTCGGATAGGCGAAGGCCGCCGCGCCGCTCAACAGCGCCGCCAACTCCCCCGACGGCACGGAACCCGTGAAAAGAACGCCCACCATCGATCCCTCGCGCCGGAGGCGCTCGTGAAAGGCGGCGAACAGCCGATCCTTGCCCCCGGCCAGCACCAGATGGGGGGCGGCGGCGCCCAGTCGCCGCCGCAGGAGGCGATGGGCCGCCACCAGCGTGGGCAGGTTTTTGCGCGGCTCCATGCGCCCCAGATACAGGACGTACGGCCCCGCCGGCAGGCCCAGGCGGCGGCGCATGGCCGCCAGGCGACCTGGGTCCGTCACCGGGGCGAAATCCTCCCCCGGGGCGAGGTGGGCGAAGGCGATCCGGCCGGGCGCGACGCCGTAGCGGGACATGATGGCCTGGCGGCTGAAATCCGAAATGGTGAGGACCAGGCCGGCCCGGCGGGCGGCGACGGGGTAGAGCCGGCGCATGAGCGAACCCAGGCCGCGCGGAAAATGCTCGGGCATGGTCTCGTGCAGGATGTCGTGGATGGACAGCACCGTGGCCGGGCCGTCGAGCAAGGGGCCGATGTACTGGCAATGCAGGATGTCCACCTCCCGGGCGGCCCGGCCGGGAAAGGGCCAGACCAGGCGGGCGAGACGGCCGCCGGGGATGGGCCGGAAGACGACGTTGGCCGCGTCGCCGGCCAGTTGGCGGATCTCGGGCGCATCGGGGTCCACGGCGTAGAAGACGAAGCCGATGTCCGGCGCGGCCGCCGGAAGCCGGGCGGCCAGGTTGGCCATGTAGGTGCGCGAGCCCTGCATGAGCCCGGACAGCGTGTGGAGGTCGAGGCCGACCCTCACGGCCGCCCTCCCCGGCCGCGACGCGTCCGTACCCCCTCGGCCAGGCGCGCGGCCACGGCCAGGCCCGCCCCGGCGGCGAAGGCCAGGGAACGCCCCAGCACCAGCGGCGGCGCCACCCAGGCCACGGCCGGATCGCGCCCGGCGGCGAAACGGGCAAAGGGCAAGCTCGAAGCCAGGATGCCCAGGCCACAGCTCAACGCCAGCCAGCCGGCGGCGGACGAAAACGGCCACAGGGCCAGGCCGGCCGCGAGCAACCCGGCCAGGGCCGTTTGCACCCGCGCCGTTGGGGGCGTGTAGCCGTCGCGCAAGAGTTTTTCCGGGTGCTGGCGGCAGGCGGCGAACCGCCAGTAGGCCCGGCCGGCCTTGGTGCGCAGGTAGCGCCAAAGCGTGGCCGGGTGGCGGTGGGCCACCCGGGCGTTCGGCGCGAACACCAGCCGGTGCCCCAGCCGGCACAGCCGGTAGGACAGTTCCGTATCCTCGTTGTCGGCCTTGGTGAAGGCGCCGTCGAAGCCGCCGGCCGCCTCGAAGACCTCCCGGCGGTAGGCGGCGGCGTAGGTGGCCACCAGGTCCAGGCAGGCAAAGCGCGCGGCAAAGCGGTAGCGGTCCTCGAACTCGACCTGGGCGAAACGGGCGACCAGCGAGGCCTGGTCCGTGCGGTAGGCGCCCTGGACCCCGGCCACGCCCGTGTCGGCGGCAAGGGGCGCGGTGATGGCCGCCAGAAAATCCGGGTCGGGCCGGCAGTCCGCGTCGGTGAACACCAGGATTTCGCCGGGCGCGGCGGCGGCACCGGCGTTGCGGGCGGCCGCCGGCCCCCGGTTGCGCTGCCGTATCACCGTGGCCCCCCAGGCGGCGGCCACGCTGGCGGTCTCGTCGGTGGAACCGTCGTCCACCACCACCACGGCCACCCGGCCCGCGTCGTAGGTCTGGCCGGCCAGGCCGGCCAGGGTCGCCGGCAAGGTGGCGGCGGCGTTGTAGGCCGGGACCACCACGGCGAGGTCGAACCCGGCCACGCCTAGACTCCGGAGCCGGCCAGCAGGTGGCGCACGAAGACTTTCGCCGCCCGGGTCGTGCGGGCCAGCTCGCCGGGCGAGACGGCGGCGGCCAGGGCCCGGCGGGCCAGAAACGACGGCCGCAGGTAGAAGCGGCGGCGGGCCAGGTCGCACAGGCGCACCAGCTCGGCCGGGGAAAGCGTCTCGTTGCGCACCACGCAGGTGTGCAGCCCGGCCGGGGTCAGCCAGTCGCGCCAGGCGGCGGCCTCGATAAATCCCCGCTGCCGGTAGTCCTCGTAGGCCTCGGTGCCGGGATAGACCATGACCGGATAGAACTGGGCGGTATCCGGATTGAGTTTGACGGCGAAATCGATGGTACGCAGGATGGACGCCCGCGTGTCGCCGGGCAAGCCGAAGAGGAAGCAGCCGTGGACCCGGATGCCGACGGCTTTGGCCTCGGCCCGGAAGCGCTCCATGCGCGCCGGGGACAGTCCTTTTTTCATGGCGGAAAGGGCCGTTTCGTCGGCGGATTCGAAGCCCACGCAGACCTGCCGGCAGCCGGCCTTGGCCATGGCGGCGAGCAGCGCGGCCGGCAGGTCGGCCCGGCTGTTGGCCGTCCAGTCGAAAACCAGGCCCCGGCGCACGATAGCGGCGCAAAATTCCCGGCAGCGGGCCCGGTCGGCCGTGAGGGTATCGTCCTCGAAAAACACCGTGCGCAGGCCCGGGAAATGGTCCAGGCACCAGGCCACCTCGTCGAGCACGGCCTCGATGGGGCGGTAACGCGCCGTCCGTCCGGTCAGCGTCTGCGGATGCAGGCAGAACGAACAGCGGTAGGGGCAGCCGCGCGAGGTGGCAAGCGTCACCATGGGCGGCTTGGCGTTGGGATTGAAGTATTCGTCGATATTGAGGAATTGCTTATAGATGGGGGCAACCGGCGGCAGCCGGCCCAGGTCGTCCAGATAGGGCCGGTCGGGATTGTGGCGCAGCCGGCCCTGGCCATCCCGAAAAGACAGGCCGTCGATCGTGGCCAGGCGGGCCGGCGTGGCCGGGCCGCTGTCCAGGACCCGGGCCAGTTCCAGCACGGTCAGGTCGTATTCGCGCCGGGCCACGGCGCAGACCGCCCCGGGCACGGCGGAAAGGACCTCGCCGGGCAGGGCCGAGGCGTGCGGGCCGACCAGCACGGTGAAAAGCCCCGGCACGGCAGCGCGCAGGGCGGCGGCGGCGGCGATGTCGGCGTCGATGCTCGGCGTCGAGGTGTCGAGGACGGCCAGGGCCGGGCGCCGCGTTTGCGCCCGGGCGGTCACGGCGGCCAGGTCCAGGCCGTCGGCCGGGGCGTCGCAGACGTCCACGGCGAAGCCGTCGGCCGCAGCCACGGCCGCGGCCTGGGCCAGAAACAGCGGATAGTAGAGCGTGGCGGACTTGGTCACGGCCGGCGAGCGCTGGGGCCGCGAAAAACGCGGCAGAAAGGGCGGGTTGAGAAAAAGGACCGAGAGCATGTGCCGGCATCCTCCGTTGGCAGGCGACAGGGCAAGGGCCAGTATAAGGGAAGGGGACGGCCGGAGCAATCCGGGAGGACGGCCGGCCGGCGTGCAACACCCTCTTGCCCGGCCGCGCGCATTGCTGTTTCGGTGATATTGGGTCACTATACTCCCGGCGGCATTGGGGGCTTCGGGCTGTGCGCACCGCCTGGCCCATGTCTGGAAAACCGCGGGATAGTCCGGTCGCACCGACAGGCAAACAGGGAAAAGGAGGGAGGCATGATGCGGATTTGGGTGGCACTGGCGGTGGCCCTGACGCTTTTGGCGGCCA encodes the following:
- a CDS encoding MucR family transcriptional regulator — translated: MEEYLQSALEIVKAQAGSRPMTEDEILSMIKSVAGGIAGLVGGQALPVGEDAALPAQDPKKAIKEASIVCLECGKSFKVITKKHLASHGLTAEEYRAKYGYKKTQALACKSLARERRAKMKDMKLWERRKKAD
- a CDS encoding glycosyltransferase family 1 protein; this translates as MRVGLDLHTLSGLMQGSRTYMANLAARLPAAAPDIGFVFYAVDPDAPEIRQLAGDAANVVFRPIPGGRLARLVWPFPGRAAREVDILHCQYIGPLLDGPATVLSIHDILHETMPEHFPRGLGSLMRRLYPVAARRAGLVLTISDFSRQAIMSRYGVAPGRIAFAHLAPGEDFAPVTDPGRLAAMRRRLGLPAGPYVLYLGRMEPRKNLPTLVAAHRLLRRRLGAAAPHLVLAGGKDRLFAAFHERLRREGSMVGVLFTGSVPSGELAALLSGAAAFAYPSFGEGFGLPVVEAMACGTPVVASTAPAVPEAAGGAALLVDPADPVGLAEALLRVVTDAALAATLRAKGLARARELGWEAAVSLAVAAYRHLGAQRARRPRE
- a CDS encoding glycosyltransferase, giving the protein MAGFDLAVVVPAYNAAATLPATLAGLAGQTYDAGRVAVVVVDDGSTDETASVAAAWGATVIRQRNRGPAAARNAGAAAAPGEILVFTDADCRPDPDFLAAITAPLAADTGVAGVQGAYRTDQASLVARFAQVEFEDRYRFAARFACLDLVATYAAAYRREVFEAAGGFDGAFTKADNEDTELSYRLCRLGHRLVFAPNARVAHRHPATLWRYLRTKAGRAYWRFAACRQHPEKLLRDGYTPPTARVQTALAGLLAAGLALWPFSSAAGWLALSCGLGILASSLPFARFAAGRDPAVAWVAPPLVLGRSLAFAAGAGLAVAARLAEGVRTRRGRGGRP
- a CDS encoding B12-binding domain-containing radical SAM protein — encoded protein: MLSVLFLNPPFLPRFSRPQRSPAVTKSATLYYPLFLAQAAAVAAADGFAVDVCDAPADGLDLAAVTARAQTRRPALAVLDTSTPSIDADIAAAAALRAAVPGLFTVLVGPHASALPGEVLSAVPGAVCAVARREYDLTVLELARVLDSGPATPARLATIDGLSFRDGQGRLRHNPDRPYLDDLGRLPPVAPIYKQFLNIDEYFNPNAKPPMVTLATSRGCPYRCSFCLHPQTLTGRTARYRPIEAVLDEVAWCLDHFPGLRTVFFEDDTLTADRARCREFCAAIVRRGLVFDWTANSRADLPAALLAAMAKAGCRQVCVGFESADETALSAMKKGLSPARMERFRAEAKAVGIRVHGCFLFGLPGDTRASILRTIDFAVKLNPDTAQFYPVMVYPGTEAYEDYRQRGFIEAAAWRDWLTPAGLHTCVVRNETLSPAELVRLCDLARRRFYLRPSFLARRALAAAVSPGELARTTRAAKVFVRHLLAGSGV